The sequence below is a genomic window from Cobetia sp. cqz5-12.
GCCTGCCTGATTGACGGCATCGAGGATGGTCAGCGGCACATTGGTGATCGGCAGGATTCCCGGCGTTTCCACCTGCCCGGTGACATAGACCTTCTGCGACTTGAATGCCGCTACCTGCACATCGATCTGCGGGGAGGCGATATACCCGGACAGGCGACGCTCTATGACCGCCCGCAATTCCTTGACGGTGAGGCCCGCCGCTTTGACGCGCCCGATATAGGGATAAAAGATGGTGCCATCGCTGTGAACGCTGTTGCCGGATTCGATGGCGCTGCGCTCGGAGCCGGCCGGGATGGTCAGTTCAGGGTGGTCATAGACGATGATATTGAGCACATCACCGCGACCGATGCGGTAATCGTAATCGGCCAGCTGCTGCTCAAGCAGCTGATTGTCACGCTGGCCCTGGCCACGACTGTCATTCAGGGCATCTACCATGCCAAAGGTGATCGGCTTGACCTCAAGCGCATCATCCAGCGGGGCCGTTTCTGTCTGATAGTCCATATCGCCACCGGGGGCGAAAGCACAACCCGTGGTAGACAGCATGGCAATCAACAGCGCGGTGGTCATTGCCAGGCGGGGGCGCGGCGACAGCGCGCAGCCCTTGCCAAACATGGTGACCTTGATCATGTAAAACCCCCGAAAACGGCAAGATGAAATGGGCAGCCTCATGCTGCCCTGAAAGATAAGGCGTCGTGGTCAGGCCGCGACGTAGTCGATCGAAAGCCGTCAGCCGAAAATGGGCTCAGCAGCTGAAGCCCGACATGTCAGTCAGGGTGAAGAGACAGGATGTAGAGAAAGGCGGCGCTGGGTGAATCTCGAGGACTGCCAGGAGGCTGTCTGATATCGGCCTGCATTGCGCAAGACCTGTGACAAGCCTCTCCACCCCAATCGACTATTCGTGAGCGCGACCTGAATTTGGACACGCTACCGCCCCAGGGTGGTTGACGGCGCATCCCTGAGGCCCTGACATGAAGATATTGATGTCTTCCAGCTTGTATCGCGCTTGGCCACCTGTTTCCCTGGCAGCATCAATCTTTCACTGGCGCAAGACATCCTTGCTGCGAGTGGCAACCCGAATTCAAGGCAGGATCACTCTTCTTGAGGAAAATCCGGCGCTCTGAACTCGTGGGCAGATATCGAGCACAAAATTCAATTAGCTAATACTTAACAACCAGAAAGGTAATTCCGATACTCAAGACGCAGCAAACCCTAGCAGGGCAATCGTCTTGTAGATCGCCAGTGCTATCAGATAAGGACTTGTTCTTGTTCAAATGAGTACAGGATTCAGGTTTCGGGCCAATAAGACTTGTACAACCCTATCGACTCATACTGTCTGGACGGGGCCAGTCACCACGAATCAAACGGTAGACAAGCCATGACAGCCTGTAACCGACACTGCTGAGGAGAGAATCATCGGGTATTGGTAGAGACACCAGCACCGCAAGCGCAAGATCCTTCCTGCGTGTCGTCAACACGGCATGTCATTCAACCGGCGACTCATCCTATCTGTGTCGCAAAAAAGAAACACAGGCTTTTCAATAAGGGACGCATGATACTGCATTCTGGGACTCTCGTTCCACCCTTTATTCATATTCGCCTGTCATCCAGCAGTGCATCAAAGCGTGATGATGGCATCTAAATCACTGATATTAATAGCACTATACGGAAAGTTAATCGCCAGGGACCGCATGACATGGGCTCAGAGCATGAATCAGTGCGTAGCCAAAAGGAGACGCACAGCCTGTGCCAAGACCATCGAGTTACTCCATGCACTCAAACTGAAACAGTTGAGTTACATAAAGAATTAGTCTTTCAATTACCGATTGATTAGTCAAACCATCAAAAAATAATCCATAAGCACGAAATGAACTTGCAGGTCATGATAATGAGTTTCCCGACCCAGCATTGAAATCCAGAAGCTCTCTTCGTAGATTGCCGGATTTTTTCCGACAGGTATCTCTTGCGATTATTGTCGAGAAGCCGAGGTCATTCTTGTCGAGCATGATGGCGCGATCATCATATTCGATGATTGTTTACGGTTAGATGTCAGTCGACCCACAACCTGAACTCTGTTAATTTTCACAACATTCGCGTATTGAAATCTGTCTCACAAGGCGATAGAACGTTGTGCACGGAAAGTCACCAACGCCCGCCATTGTTTCAAAAACAGAATCAATCACCCAGCAAGTCATAATCAGCGCCTGTGCCAACACAGAGAGCGTGAGAATTTCCTACACGGGAAGACAAGGGAACGTAAATGAAACGCACTGCTACAACATTGGTCATCGCCGGTCTGGCTTTATCCCCTTTGGTTGCAGGGATAGCCCGTGCCGAAAGTGAAGCGCCGGCTCAGACTGGCTCGGCATCTTCAAGCACAGGAAGCAGCAGTACTGGGGGTACGGCAGCAGGCGCTGGCGCCGCTGGTGGCATGGCCGCTGGCACCATTGCAGCTGTCGCTGCTGGTCTGGCGGCGGCAGTCGGTGTCGCTGCCACCGTAGCCTCCGGGGGTGACGGCAGCAGTGGCGGCAGTACTGGTGGCGACGGTGGCACTGATCCGGGTGATGGCGGCGACGGCGGCACTGATCCGGGTGATGGTGGCGATGGCGGCACTGATCCGGGTGACGGCGGCGACGGCGGTACTGATCCGGGTGACGGTGGCGACGGCGGCACTGATCCGGGTGACGGCGGCGACGGTGGCACTGATCCGGGTGACGGTGGCGACGGCGGCACTGATCCGGGTGACGGCGGCGACGGCGGTACTGATCCGGGTGACGGCGGTGATGGCGGCACTGATCCGGGTGACGGCGGCGACGGCGGCACTGACCCGGGTGATGGTGGCGACGGCGGTACTGATCCGGGTGACGGCGGTGACGGCGGTACCGATCCGGGTGATGGCACGGATCCAGGTGATGGCGACGGCACCACCGGCACGACTGGTACCACCGGGACCACAGGCTCTACCGGCACCACCGACCCCGATGACGGCAGTGACCCGGATGAAGGCGGCGAGCCGGGTGATGGCGATGGTACAACGGGCACGACTGGCACCACCGGCAGCACTGGCACAACGGGTACGACCGGAACGACTGGCACCACAGGGTCTACCGGTACGACTGGCACCACCGGCACCACAGGTACCTTCTGATCACCATGAAGCCGACATCCATCATGATGGGGGGCCGCCTGGCGGCCCCTTTGCTTGTGTCCGGCGCATTGATGCTTGGGGGCTGCTCCGCACTTGAGCAGGGGCAGTTGGGGCAGACGGCCAGCGCAATACTCGGCAGCGATCAATTCGATGCCGAGCGCGCGCGCGCCCTGCCCTATGCCACGCTGCGCTTCAGCTATGACGGCAACACCGGGATGGTGGTGCTGGCGTCGCTGGAGACAGCGAACCGCAAAGACATGGACGCAACGGACGCGACCTACCAGCGAGAACCTACAGGGCTGACACCTCTGGCAGCCCTGCCCTCTTCCGCCACGCCTGTTGAATCGAAGGCAAGCCAGCCTTCGAGCACGACAGAGCTGGCACGTTTTGAAACTGCAGATCATGCCTTCGTGCGTCTGGAGAACGGCTGGCTGAGCGGTACCGCCGGCTTTGACACCGACCTGCTGGACATGCGGCGCGACGCATCACTGGCCACGCTGATGTCAGCGCTGGAAAGGGGTGGCCCCACGCCCAGCTATGCGATTCACTCGCGCTGGCAGCGCGCTGATGGCATAGAGGGCTACGCCCAGGGTCAGGCAAGCTGGCAATGCGCGCCCCCCTCCGTACAGGCCTTGCCGTTGGGCGATCAGACAGTGGCTCAGTGTGAGGAAAACATCCTCTGGCAAGATGGCTCGCGTAGCGTCAATCGCTATGCAGTTGCTGCTGTGATTGATCCCTCCGCGACTGATGCCAATGCGGCACCAAGAATCTGGGCGGCGGATGTTCAACCCTGGCCGGATTCCCATTACTGGAGCTGGGAGGTGGCGCGTGGCTGGTGGTAAGTGCCAAGAATTTTTCTTTCAGCGCCAGGATCATGTTGCCCCGCCTGCACGAGTCGGCGGTGTATCGCTTGTCCATCGTGGTGCCGCTTCTCTTGTCCGCCGAGGTGTCGTGAAACGCTATCTGCATGAACGTCTGAAGGCCGCCCTTGGCGCAGCGTTGCTCGCATCTACTTGCGGTGTACTTCTATTGCCTGGCGCAGCGCTGGCCAGCGAGACTCCGACAGTATCGTCAGGCCTATCCCAAGACCAGGAGGCCTGCGCCCAGACA
It includes:
- a CDS encoding polysaccharide export protein, yielding MIKVTMFGKGCALSPRPRLAMTTALLIAMLSTTGCAFAPGGDMDYQTETAPLDDALEVKPITFGMVDALNDSRGQGQRDNQLLEQQLADYDYRIGRGDVLNIIVYDHPELTIPAGSERSAIESGNSVHSDGTIFYPYIGRVKAAGLTVKELRAVIERRLSGYIASPQIDVQVAAFKSQKVYVTGQVETPGILPITNVPLTILDAVNQAGGLSPLANWHDVVLTRDDSDEHFSLYDLLQNGALSNNRLLRDGDVLHIPDVGNQKVYVMGEVQLPGSLAMGNSRISLTDAIAQSGGIDEGQADAKGIFVVRRADTNTGKLATVYQLDARDSAAFVIGAEFMLQPSDVVYVTAAPLSRWNRVVNQLMPTLTAVYQVTRSASDFDDLRSDD